GAATGTTATAAATGCCGGAATCAGCGCGCACAAAATATTTCATATGCGGATATTTAGGCGTCGTTTCCGTACCGGCCGAGACAAACTTGATATCCGAACCGCCGGCAATAGCAGCAATGGCCAAGGGCACATGGCGCGTTCCCAAATCAATGGCTCCTGTCGCTACCGAGGGAATAACCTGCGGCGAGGCAACATGGCCGACGTATTTGGGTTTCACGCCGGTTCCTTCCCAATATCCCAGTTCTTCGGCAATATAGACCAAGTCAAAATTCGGGCTTTTCGGATACTTAAATTCCACAACTCCAGCTGCAGCGCCTGTTCCTTTTTCCGCTTGCGCCGCCGGTTTGGCGCTTTGCCCGCACCCTGCCGCCAAGGCGGCCATAAGCAGCAACCCTACGCAGCCCAGCAGCAAGCGCTTTGTTTTTCCAATCATTCTCTTCCTCCTCTAATTTCAAGAAACTAATGCAGTAGGTTCTACGATTATGCTGCCATTTTTCAAACGCACCACCTTATTCGCCCGGGCCGCCAGCACCGGATCGTGAGTCACAATAACAATGCCATGGCCCTCCTTCCTAGCGTCCAACAGACAATCCGCTACTTGTCCCGCCAGGACGGGATCCAAATCGTTAGTAGGCTCGTCCGCCAGTAAAATCGGAGGTTTTAGCAGCAACGCCCGGGCTAGCGATACCCTCCGCAATTGTCCCAAGCTGAGTTCTTGCGGTTTGTGCTGCAGGCGATGTCCTAAATTGAAACGTTCCAAGATCTCAATGGCCTTTTTTTGCCAAGATTCGCCTCGTTTTAAAAAGCGTGACGGCACCAGCACATTTTCCAACACCGACAACGAATTGATCAGCCTGGCCCGCTGAAATACAAAGCCGAAATACTGGCCGCGCAACTGCGCCAATTCTTGGGGCGAAAGTCCTTGCGTGCTCTTGCCGTTTACCAAAACAGTCCCCGCGGTAGGCGTCTGCAAAAGCCCCATGATGGAAAGCAGCGTCGTTTTGCCGCCGCCGGAGTCGCCCACAATGGCTAAGGCGTTGCCCTGGTCCAAGACTAGAGAGACTCCCTTCAGAATTGTGTCGTCGCCATAGGCCTTAACAATATTGCGCAATACAAGAAGCTCCGTCATGCTGCCCCCCCCTTTCTTCAGTCAAATTCACCTCGGGTCATGACGGCGCTTGGTTCTATCTTGCTGCCGTTATAAGCCGGAAGCCAGGCGGCCAACGCCCCTAAGGCGGTAAAAACCCCAACGAGAACGCCTGCCGTTAGCAAGAAAAAGCTCCAAGAAGGGGGTACAAACGGAAACGCCTGATAAGCCGTAAGTAACGTCAAACTCCCCTTATACCAAAGTCCGCCTAAACATAGCCCCAGCAGCGAACCTCCTAAGGAAACCGCCAACGCTTCTCCCGCCACAATCGCGGCAATATCTCTCCCAGAAGCGCCCAGGGCCAAATAAAGCCCCCATTCAGCCTGCCGTTCCCAAGTAAGCGTATAAAAGCGGGAAAACAAATGAAACAACGACAAGAGCGCAACCAGCCCTCCAAGACCGCCCAGCAAATAGACCAGCGCTGTAAACTGAGCCTGGATTTTCTTTTTGACTTCCGCCGCCACAATGGGCTGTACCAACGCGGTCTGACGAATATCAGCCAACAGCTTTTCTAAATCAGCGCCGTCTTCCACTTGCACAAGAATAGTAGAAACAAGGAGCTCCGGCGGCCCTTGCTTGACCCATACCGCTTGCAGCGAACCGCGTTTCGCCACCACTCGCCTAGCTTCATTCATGCTGACAAAAAGAGAATAATCCAGCGTCGTTCCTGTCTCTTCGGCGATAGCGACAATACGGTACCATTTCCCCAACACAGAAAGTTGATCCCCATCCCAAATAGGAACTTTGGCGCCTAAAATCATCTCATCGTCATTCAGCTGGCTTTTATGGGCTTGTTTCAACCAAGGGGTAATAATCCAGTCGCTTTCAGGGTCATAGCCAAGCATACGATTGTCATTGCCTATGTCATGGCAGTCCGCCGTCAAGGCATGCGTAAAAAACTGCGGCGTCGCCCGCTTGATTCCCGGGATAGCCCGAATGGCTTCGACCGTATCAGCCGGCATATAGGTGTTTTCCGTCGCACCGCCAAACAGCACCAGGCTCGGCTCCATCGTCACGCCCAGCGGCACCAACACCAAGTCGGCCCCCATGCGTTCTTTGGATAGCTGCATCCCCGAAGCAACCCCCTGATAAAGCGAAACCGCCGCAAACACAATACTCACGCCCATAGCAATGGAAAAAACAATGGCCGCTGCAGACAACTTACGGTGCAGCAGACTTTTCCAGATCAGAAACAGCATCATCCAGTCTCCCTGCAAGATTTTTTTGCTGTCTATAGGCCTGCCAAGCCGCCCAACCTCCGGTCAAAGCAAGCAACGAACCTCCTATATTGATAAAAAAAGCGGTTTTATGGCAGGCGCCCGATGCATGCGGGCAAAGTCCAATCGCCCAGGCTTGCGGCAGAACAACAACGGAAATCCCCAGCAAAACCAGAAGAAAGCCGCTCCACTGCCGCGCTTCCGCAGTACGCAAAACAAATAAACTGCCGGATACGATCAATGCCAATAAGCCGATAATAAATTCCGCTTGAAAGGTATAATGGCACACCATAGGTTTGCCGCCTGCCCCTAGACCTGTGCAAATGGGGAAAATTCTAGGCAAAACCAACAAAGCCGCACTGATTGCCACAGCTGCTCCCGCGACAAAATTAGACCGCGCCATACGTCCACCTCCCTTGCTCTTCAACCGCTTCCGTCAAAAAGGAAGTATGTCCATGTCCTTGCTGCGGAGCCTGCACCTCTGCGCCGCCTTGGCGAAAGGGCGCCCGGTTAAAGCCGCCAGCCAGGACCGCTACTCCCACTAAAAACACAACCAATGCTGCCAAAAAGAATTTTTGCAGCGTCATACAGCATCCTCTCCTCAAAATCAATTGCTTTTATCAATGATTACGCATTTTCCGTCGAACTGCGTTTCCAGCGTGTCAGCCGCGCTTCAATAAAGACCAGCAAATAATTCAAAGCCAGGCCAACCAACGCCAAGCAAACAATCGCGGCAAACATATTGGGCACTTTAAAGGTTTCCTGCGAGTAAAATACTAAAAATCCTAAGCCGGCTTCTGCGCCGATCATTTCCGCCGCTACCAGCGCCACTACCGAATGAGCGCCACCTAAGCGAATACCTGTCATGATCTCCGGCACCGCCGCAGGCAAAACCACTTTGAGAAAGATGAAGCTTTGGGATGCTCCCAGCGATTTGGCAGAATCAAGCAGAATTTTATCTACATTCTTTACGCCGTTAATGGTATTGAGCAAAATTGGCCACAAGGACGCCCAAAAAATAATAGTTACCTTGGACAACTCGCCGATACCAAAAAACAAGATAAAAACAGGAAACAAAGCCAGCGAAGGCAGCTGACGAAAGGTCTGCAGCACCGGATCCACCAAATACTCCAGCCGTTTGAACCACCCTAAAAAAATCCCCAAAGATGTGCCAAGAAGGATCGACAGGCCCAAGCCTAAAAAGGAACGCTGGATGCTGCTCTCTACATGCGGCCAAATAGCGCCTGATTTAACCAGCGACACCAAGGCTTGCAAGACCAGCGAGGGGGGACTGAAGAAGGTCTGATCCACCAAGCCAGCACGGGGTAAAAATTCCCAAAGAGCGAAAAAGACAACAAGCCCTATGCCTCGCCCTGAAAACCGTTTTATCGCCTTAGCCCACTTGTTCATGCAAAACCGCCCTTCCTTCCCCTGTTTGCTTTGTTTCAAAGGAAGCCGCCGCCACGCGACGCAAGCTCGGCTCTTGCGCCTGCAGCACTTCGTCTTTGAGCAGTTCCCATGCTTGATGCCGAATACCAGCAAAGGCCGCGGAATTTCTGAGTTCTTCGCTCCGCGGTCTTGCCAGAGGCACCTCAATAATTTCCTTAATCCGTCCCGGCCTGGCTGTCATTACCGCCACACGGTCCGATAGGAATACCGCTTCGTCAATACTATGCGTAACAAAGACAATGGTCTTATGCGTCTCTTCCCAAATGCGGAGCAGCTCATACTGCAGCACTTCCCTCGTCTGCGCATCCAATGCGGCAAATGGCTCATCCATCAACAGTACCTCCGGCTGATACGCCAGAGCTCTGGCAATGGCCACGCGCTGCTTCATGCCACCGGACAACTCATGCGGATAACGATGGGCAAATTCGCCAAGGCCCACAAGTTCGATATACTCCTTGGCTATCTCCCGGCGTTCTTTGCGCTTTACGCCGCGAATTTCCAAACCGGCTCCCACATTTTCCAGCACCGTCCGCCAAGGAAACAGTGCATAGGCCTGAAATACATAACCCAAATTGTTCCCCGCTCCGGTTACAGCCTGATCATCCACGAAAATTTCGCCGCTGCTTTGACTGTCCAAACCGCCGAGAATATTGAGGAAGGTTGACTTGCCACAACCGCTGGGACCTAGAATGGACAAAAATTCGCCCTCTTTTACCTCCAACTGAAAATCATCCAAAATCACCAAAGAATCGCTTTGATTTTCCTCATTTTTGACTTGAAAGAATTTGTTCACATTTTTCGCCGTGATTTTACTCATGCTGTTCCCTCCATTCAAAACACTACAATCCCTCGCCGCCGAAAGAACACTAGAGACCAGCCTTGAATAAGGCTGGTCTCTAGTGTTTCTAGTCAACCAACAGGTTTTCGTTATGAAGTTTTGGCAATATCTTCCTTGCTATCTTCCAAGACCCGCTTGCGACGAAAATACTCCATATACGCCGGCAAATAAGCCAGCTCTTCTTCCCAAGCCAGATATTGCGCTGATTGTTTCAGATCATATTCGGTCAAATGTACGTGCCAGTCATCCGGCACAATTCCGTCCAAACCGGCAACAAGCTCTTTCCCCGCCTTGCGCCAGGCAGGCGTGCCTCCCTCTAACGCAGCTACCCGGCTATAGCCTATTTTTTGCAAGGCTGCCGCCGCTAATACAGGCGAATAGGCATCCGCTGCCGTCACCACAACCAGACTGTCTGCCTCTTCAAGAATTGTGGCAATGCGCTTTTCCAGCCAACTGCGGGACAGCCAGCGCGCACCCGGTATATGACCCGCCGCAAAAGAACGGCTGTCGCTCACGTCCAGAACTACTGTCGCCGGCTCTTTTCGTTGCAAATTTCGCAAGGAAGCCACGCTCAGCGTGTCCACTTGCTTCACCGCTTCCGCGTAGCCAAGGGGCGCCCGTTCCAGCTGTCCAAACTCCAATGCGCGGCCTTCTTCCTGCCAAGACTTCATGCCCTTTTCGAGGACATACACTTGGTCAAAGCCCATCTGCTGATACCAATAAGCAGTGATCGCCGAGCGGGTTCCCTCATCGCAAACAAATACAATGCGAGCGTCTGGAACAGCTACCGTGTCATCTGCGTTTTGAATTGCCTGCCCTCCGGCCACCCATCTGGCGCCGGGAATATGGCCTTCTGTTTCATATTCTTCTCTTCTGCGCACATCCACTACATACAGCGTTTTAGCGGCAGCTTCTTGCTGCCAAGCGCGTAGCTGTTCCGCCGAGACCGAGGGAATACCTTCTTCGCGCACCAGGCGCTTAGCAAATTGTTCAGCCGCTGCTCTGCTTGCCGCCGAAGGCAGCGGTCCTTCCGCCACTTCTTTTTGCAGCGAAAAGCCTACCAGCTTCCAGCCTTTGGTGCCATTATCCAAATCATACACCTGAGCTATATTCATTTTCTTCAGCGTTGCGCAAGCAATATAACCTCGCGTACGACCGGCGCAAGTTGTCACGATTTTCTTGCCCGCCTGCACATAATCGGCTACCCGCAATGGCAATTCCACACCGGAAACAACTACAGCCCCCGGAATGCTTCCGGTTTTAGCCGCTTCCTCGTAAGGACGCACTTCAATGACTACAAAATCATCTCGCCCGCTGTCCATCCACCGCTTCAAATCCCGTGGCGTCAGCTTCGGTACTACGCGCCAATACTCGCCGACAATTTCTCCAAAAGCCTTACTCAACACATGAACGCCTCGTACAATCGGCAGTCCCTGACGCTGCCAGGCTTTCAAGCCTCCCTCTAGAATGCGCACCTGCGTGTAATTTTGTTCTTCCAGCGTTGCCGCCGCTAACGAAGCCCGTTCTCCTTCCCAGTCATATAAGACAAGAGGCGTGCTTTTTACCGGCGCCAACTCCTGAATTCTTACTTCCAGTTCCCGCCTAGGAATTTGCGTAGCCCCGAAAATTTGCCCGCTTTCGTATTCATTTCGTTCTCGAATGTCCAGCAGCGCATAACCATTTTCTTGCCATAACGTCTTTTGCAGCTCTTGGGCGGATATGTTTTTTGCCATCTGCCGTTTCACCCTTTCTTACACAACTCTTTGCAAAATAAAAAGGCTGAGAACGTCTCTAAAAAGAAACATCTCAGCCTGCAGTTCTCTGCTCAGCCTATCTTATCGCACTTATGACAACAATTTGATTCTTCGCCAGCCTATGCAATAGATTGTAAAGACATCATAGCATAGGCCTGCTACTCTGTAAGTCGCTAAAACGACAATAATAAAGCAATCTTTACTTTAATGGAAAACTGCCATAGCTGCGCAGATGCACCCAGCTTTGATAGTCTGCTTGCTGCGGATTCTGCTCCAGAGCTGTTTTTTCCTTACGATATTTTTCACCGTCGAGACTTTTAAATAGAACTCGGTCCTCCCCAACAGGGCACACTTTGATGCAATTGCTGCAAGGATCGCAGAATGCTTGCTTTAGTTTCTCCTCATACTCATGACAATCTTTATAAACCACGCTTCCGCCTTGCTGCGGCAGCGCCTGCGCCGGGCACAGCTCTTTACATAGTCCGCAATTTTGGCACAACGCAGTTGTTTGCACGGCGTTTATGTCCACTTGCAAATCCGTAAAGATGGCTTTCAACTGTATGCGCGGTCCATAGTCTTGCGTCAAGAGCGCGCGATTTTGTCCTATCGTACCCAGGCCCGCATAATATCCCGCCCAAACATTAGAAAAGCCTTGCGGTTCTTCCGGCGTCGTACCATTACTAGATTCTGTTAAAGACACTGCCGCCGCTCCTTGGCTACGCAAGAAAAGAACCATATTGTACGCCGCCTTTTCCAAAATACGATTAGCGACAATGACTTGTTCTCGTCCCAGCACCGTCGGCGCTGCTTCCACTAAAGGAATCCACAACGGAACCGCCATAACCAGCACCGTCTGGGCTTGCGGCCAGAGGCTGCTGGGACGCTGCGCTTTTGGCACCTCTCCTCGCTCCTCCCAACGCTGGGCGGGGGCTGCGCCCGCCAGTTCCGCACCAAAAGACAACGCTTTTTCCACAAGCTGTTTTTGCGTTACTTGCAGCGCCATCACGACACCTCCTCTTGAGCCGCAATAGTCAGTTCCGTCAATACAGAAACCCACTGCGCTTCAGAAATCATAGCCGTAGAAGGCGGCATCTCTTGCAGGGAGAAGTCCGCCTGCATCGCCGCTTCTACATGTGAAAAAACAGGTACGCTTTTATGCTCCGGTACCGTATCGCCGCAGCTGTCTGCGGGAATATTGACAGACGGGTAACCCGCCTCATTCAGCCACACGGCCAGTCGGTACGCTGCAAAATCCAAAATTTCTGTTGCCGCATCCCAATGTTCCATCCCGATGATGCCCGGCAGGGCCTTAGCTGTTTCCACTTTTGGAATTCCCAGGACAATCACGTTCTGAGCCTGCGGCCATAATTCTTCCGGCGTCGGTCCGGTATAAGCAGCCGCCCCGACCTGACTTTTGTCTATCGGCGCAAAACCGGCCCAAACAGCTCCCAAGCGCTGCGCCTGCTGCAACACCTCTGCCGCTTTCAGATTTTTTGTTTTTGCCATATTACTCCTCCCACCCCGTAATGCCGGCGCCAATTCCTGACTGCCACTGTGAAAAATCCTGCGCTTCCGAAAAGTACTGTTTGATCTTCCGGCTGCCATATAAAGCGCGGTCTTCTCCTATAGGGCACACCTTGATGCAAAAGCCGCAGTGGCTAAAGGGCCCCCGAAAACGCTGCCGTCGCTTGGCGCAAGATATTTTATCCATTTTTGCATACTTTAATTCCTGAGGAGACCCGGAAAACGCCTGGGTACTGCAAATCTTTTCGCACAAACGACAGTTGGTGCAAAGCTCTTTTTCAAGCAGCGGATCACCAGGTACTTCCAGGGCGGTCAACACCGATACCAGACGATGGCGTGGCCCGTATTCCGGCGTTAAGAGCGTATGGTTCCAGCCAATACGCCCCAGCCCCGCATATTGCCCGGCCCAGACATGAGAAAAGGCGGCTAGTGGTTTTTCTTGAAGCACGCCTACTCCGTAACCATCCCGGCAAAATGGAATCGCCGCCTGCCCCTGGCGATTCAAAAAAGCCGCTAGGCGATAGGCCGCCTCATCCAGCAATTGATTGGTGTAATTATACTGCGCCCGATACAAATGCGATATCTTGGTTTCCACCGTTGGCAGCAGCGATGGAATCGCCAAGACAATGACAGTTCGAGTCAAGGGCCAGACCTGCTGCGGAAAAAAATCTTCCGGCAAATCTCCAAATTCCGACCAGCGTTCCACTGGGGCAAATCCTACCAACGCCGCCCCTACGTCGCGGGCGTACTGCCGAACCTCTTCTTTATCCAGCTTCTTTTGCGACAAAAAAATCCCTCCCAAACTCAACTACCGCTTCCTACTCATTCCATCCGCATTTCATAAATGCCTGCTGCAAATCTGCGATAATGTCTTCTGCGTCTTCCAGGCCCACGCTAAAGCGTAAATGACCGTTCTGAAACTCCGCAGGATAAAAGGAATTGCGCTCATCCTCTGGCCCGGTAAAAACGATAAGACTTTCATCGTGTCCAATCGATACGGCTGGCACAATCAGTTGCAGCGCATTCACAAAGCGATTGTGCACATCCACATCCCCTTTCAGACCAAAGGCCAGCACCCCTGAAAACAGCTTCATCTGTTTTTTAGCAATTTCATGCTGCGGATGACTGGTCAGCCCCGGATACGCTACAAAAGAAACTGCCGGGTGGCCCTCTAAAAACCAGGCTACTTGCAGTGCGTTTTCACTATGCTGGCGCATCCGCAACGGCAGTGTAGATGCGCCGCGCATAATCAACCAAGCATTAAACGGGCTGATAACGCCGCCTAAATTCACCATG
This genomic window from uncultured Anaeromusa sp. contains:
- a CDS encoding rhodanese-like domain-containing protein, whose protein sequence is MAKNISAQELQKTLWQENGYALLDIRERNEYESGQIFGATQIPRRELEVRIQELAPVKSTPLVLYDWEGERASLAAATLEEQNYTQVRILEGGLKAWQRQGLPIVRGVHVLSKAFGEIVGEYWRVVPKLTPRDLKRWMDSGRDDFVVIEVRPYEEAAKTGSIPGAVVVSGVELPLRVADYVQAGKKIVTTCAGRTRGYIACATLKKMNIAQVYDLDNGTKGWKLVGFSLQKEVAEGPLPSAASRAAAEQFAKRLVREEGIPSVSAEQLRAWQQEAAAKTLYVVDVRRREEYETEGHIPGARWVAGGQAIQNADDTVAVPDARIVFVCDEGTRSAITAYWYQQMGFDQVYVLEKGMKSWQEEGRALEFGQLERAPLGYAEAVKQVDTLSVASLRNLQRKEPATVVLDVSDSRSFAAGHIPGARWLSRSWLEKRIATILEEADSLVVVTAADAYSPVLAAAALQKIGYSRVAALEGGTPAWRKAGKELVAGLDGIVPDDWHVHLTEYDLKQSAQYLAWEEELAYLPAYMEYFRRKRVLEDSKEDIAKTS
- a CDS encoding ABC transporter permease, whose protein sequence is MNKWAKAIKRFSGRGIGLVVFFALWEFLPRAGLVDQTFFSPPSLVLQALVSLVKSGAIWPHVESSIQRSFLGLGLSILLGTSLGIFLGWFKRLEYLVDPVLQTFRQLPSLALFPVFILFFGIGELSKVTIIFWASLWPILLNTINGVKNVDKILLDSAKSLGASQSFIFLKVVLPAAVPEIMTGIRLGGAHSVVALVAAEMIGAEAGLGFLVFYSQETFKVPNMFAAIVCLALVGLALNYLLVFIEARLTRWKRSSTENA
- a CDS encoding epoxyqueuosine reductase, producing the protein MSQKKLDKEEVRQYARDVGAALVGFAPVERWSEFGDLPEDFFPQQVWPLTRTVIVLAIPSLLPTVETKISHLYRAQYNYTNQLLDEAAYRLAAFLNRQGQAAIPFCRDGYGVGVLQEKPLAAFSHVWAGQYAGLGRIGWNHTLLTPEYGPRHRLVSVLTALEVPGDPLLEKELCTNCRLCEKICSTQAFSGSPQELKYAKMDKISCAKRRQRFRGPFSHCGFCIKVCPIGEDRALYGSRKIKQYFSEAQDFSQWQSGIGAGITGWEE
- a CDS encoding ABC transporter ATP-binding protein; protein product: MTELLVLRNIVKAYGDDTILKGVSLVLDQGNALAIVGDSGGGKTTLLSIMGLLQTPTAGTVLVNGKSTQGLSPQELAQLRGQYFGFVFQRARLINSLSVLENVLVPSRFLKRGESWQKKAIEILERFNLGHRLQHKPQELSLGQLRRVSLARALLLKPPILLADEPTNDLDPVLAGQVADCLLDARKEGHGIVIVTHDPVLAARANKVVRLKNGSIIVEPTALVS
- a CDS encoding ABC transporter permease, yielding MMLFLIWKSLLHRKLSAAAIVFSIAMGVSIVFAAVSLYQGVASGMQLSKERMGADLVLVPLGVTMEPSLVLFGGATENTYMPADTVEAIRAIPGIKRATPQFFTHALTADCHDIGNDNRMLGYDPESDWIITPWLKQAHKSQLNDDEMILGAKVPIWDGDQLSVLGKWYRIVAIAEETGTTLDYSLFVSMNEARRVVAKRGSLQAVWVKQGPPELLVSTILVQVEDGADLEKLLADIRQTALVQPIVAAEVKKKIQAQFTALVYLLGGLGGLVALLSLFHLFSRFYTLTWERQAEWGLYLALGASGRDIAAIVAGEALAVSLGGSLLGLCLGGLWYKGSLTLLTAYQAFPFVPPSWSFFLLTAGVLVGVFTALGALAAWLPAYNGSKIEPSAVMTRGEFD
- a CDS encoding DUF4418 family protein; translated protein: MARSNFVAGAAVAISAALLVLPRIFPICTGLGAGGKPMVCHYTFQAEFIIGLLALIVSGSLFVLRTAEARQWSGFLLVLLGISVVVLPQAWAIGLCPHASGACHKTAFFINIGGSLLALTGGWAAWQAYRQQKNLAGRLDDAVSDLEKSAAP
- a CDS encoding ABC transporter ATP-binding protein → MSKITAKNVNKFFQVKNEENQSDSLVILDDFQLEVKEGEFLSILGPSGCGKSTFLNILGGLDSQSSGEIFVDDQAVTGAGNNLGYVFQAYALFPWRTVLENVGAGLEIRGVKRKERREIAKEYIELVGLGEFAHRYPHELSGGMKQRVAIARALAYQPEVLLMDEPFAALDAQTREVLQYELLRIWEETHKTIVFVTHSIDEAVFLSDRVAVMTARPGRIKEIIEVPLARPRSEELRNSAAFAGIRHQAWELLKDEVLQAQEPSLRRVAAASFETKQTGEGRAVLHEQVG